A part of Streptomyces sp. NBC_01235 genomic DNA contains:
- a CDS encoding GntR family transcriptional regulator codes for MSLDPESGRPLYMQLADVIEFRIRSGEYAPDRMIPASLRLSEEYGIAHMTVRRAMRELRERGLIYTVSGKGSYVVPKPTVGTPEADTAGSDKSTD; via the coding sequence ATGTCCCTTGACCCCGAATCAGGCCGACCGCTGTACATGCAGCTCGCTGACGTGATCGAGTTCAGGATCCGCAGCGGGGAATACGCACCCGACCGCATGATCCCCGCGTCACTCCGGCTCTCCGAGGAGTACGGCATTGCCCATATGACCGTGCGCCGGGCCATGCGAGAGCTGCGTGAGCGTGGCTTGATCTACACCGTGTCCGGCAAAGGGTCCTATGTGGTGCCCAAGCCGACAGTCGGCACACCCGAAGCCGACACGGCCGGGAGTGACAAGTCCACCGACTGA
- a CDS encoding WXG100 family type VII secretion target, with amino-acid sequence MSGAHYEELAVTYGTMDALATELGNQATKLEEDLEALRQAVLNVSSGWGGEAFQQFQSKSEEWNKHARGIHAALLQISHQVHGAGGDYRGGDLKGASYFM; translated from the coding sequence ATGTCCGGAGCGCATTACGAGGAACTTGCCGTCACTTACGGCACCATGGACGCGCTCGCCACCGAGCTCGGCAACCAGGCCACGAAGCTCGAGGAAGACCTTGAGGCACTGAGGCAGGCTGTGCTCAACGTGTCCTCGGGCTGGGGCGGTGAGGCGTTCCAGCAGTTCCAGAGCAAGAGCGAAGAGTGGAACAAGCACGCCCGGGGCATCCACGCTGCGCTGCTCCAGATCTCGCACCAGGTCCACGGCGCCGGCGGTGACTACCGCGGCGGCGACCTGAAGGGCGCCAGCTACTTCATGTAG
- a CDS encoding WXG100 family type VII secretion target, whose product MVDRKLNDGDVQKLQKEVIDRYDNIRGSLAKLQGTIDMIEKAWTGQGANAFNTKQTEINGHMVAIGKMLDDFLEGIHMTKTDKQNLEDQITADMTKISVEDLGGKTSALNSY is encoded by the coding sequence ATGGTCGACCGCAAGCTCAATGACGGCGACGTACAGAAGCTCCAAAAAGAAGTCATCGATCGATACGACAACATCCGAGGCTCCCTCGCGAAACTGCAGGGCACGATCGACATGATCGAGAAGGCGTGGACCGGCCAGGGTGCCAACGCGTTCAACACCAAGCAGACGGAAATCAACGGCCACATGGTCGCGATCGGCAAGATGCTCGACGACTTCCTCGAGGGCATCCACATGACCAAGACCGACAAGCAGAACCTCGAAGACCAGATCACGGCGGACATGACCAAGATTTCGGTCGAGGATCTCGGCGGAAAGACTTCGGCGCTCAACAGCTACTGA